The Streptomyces sp. SS1-1 genome has a segment encoding these proteins:
- a CDS encoding amidohydrolase family protein has protein sequence MTDHLSPQTPRTGSAEPAAAGREAEVLEVRRFREGLGLPGLIDVHTHFMPERVLHKVWAYFDALGPLTGGVEWPITYRAEEDERASLLRDFGVRAFTAMLYPHKPGMARWLNGWAVDFARRTPDCLHTATLFPEPGVETYVREAVDAGARVFKAHVQVGAYDPADELLDGAWGLLAEAAVPVVVHCGSGPAPGRHTGPGPIGRVLARHPGLRLIVAHLGMPEYEDFLSLAERYPQVRLDTTMAFTDFTEGMMPFPRRALPRLAALGDRVLLGSDFPNIPYPYAHQLRVLERLGLGEEWLRAVCHDNAAKLFELP, from the coding sequence ATGACGGACCACCTCTCGCCGCAGACGCCCCGCACCGGTTCCGCCGAGCCCGCCGCGGCGGGCCGTGAGGCCGAGGTGCTGGAGGTCCGCCGTTTCCGGGAGGGGCTCGGGCTGCCCGGTCTGATCGACGTCCACACCCACTTCATGCCGGAGCGCGTGCTGCACAAGGTGTGGGCGTACTTCGACGCGCTGGGGCCGCTGACCGGCGGCGTCGAGTGGCCGATCACCTACCGGGCCGAGGAGGACGAACGGGCGTCCCTGCTGCGGGACTTCGGGGTGCGGGCGTTCACCGCGATGCTCTACCCGCACAAGCCCGGCATGGCCCGCTGGCTGAACGGCTGGGCCGTGGACTTCGCCCGCCGCACTCCCGACTGCCTGCACACGGCGACCCTGTTCCCCGAGCCCGGCGTGGAGACGTATGTGCGGGAGGCCGTCGACGCGGGCGCCCGGGTGTTCAAGGCGCATGTCCAGGTGGGGGCGTACGACCCGGCGGACGAGCTGCTGGACGGGGCGTGGGGACTGCTCGCGGAGGCCGCCGTCCCCGTCGTGGTCCACTGCGGTTCGGGGCCCGCGCCCGGCAGGCACACCGGGCCGGGCCCGATCGGGCGGGTGCTCGCGCGGCACCCCGGACTGCGGCTGATCGTCGCCCATCTGGGCATGCCGGAGTACGAGGACTTCCTCTCCCTCGCCGAGCGGTACCCGCAGGTGCGCCTGGACACCACGATGGCGTTCACGGACTTCACCGAGGGCATGATGCCGTTCCCGCGCCGGGCGCTCCCCCGGCTCGCCGCGCTCGGCGACCGCGTCCTGCTCGGCTCCGACTTCCCCAACATCCCCTACCCGTACGCGCATCAGCTCCGGGTGCTGGAACGGCTGGGGCTCGGCGAGGAGTGGCTGCGGGCCGTGTGCCACGACAACGCCGCGAAGCTGTTCGAACTGCCCTGA